A genomic segment from Candidatus Aegiribacteria sp. encodes:
- a CDS encoding glycosyltransferase family 4 protein, with amino-acid sequence MKAFSELRPDWKLSAIVNPEAASQVKDLNVEPVEISESSEADCYLNFSIAGLCPSVPEIITIHDLMALNLPGYFGTSMLKNLFAKLIFKSRIKKSIENASAISVPTKTTLCDLQSMFTDSGKKAFVTGEGQNLFSRDDTVNSERKDYLLYVGNARAYKNVTRLIVAYSRLKALNPRFPEMKMVVRRDRAFKDFKRDVEDCSARDSITILSRVSDDDLRQLYRLCAGLVMPSLKEGFGLPALEAMAAGCPVVVSSGTALEELVGDAGILVNPESVEDIMHGMALLTSQPELRSRLSERALERSQHYSWEKTA; translated from the coding sequence ATGAAAGCCTTCTCTGAACTTAGGCCAGACTGGAAACTTTCTGCCATCGTTAATCCGGAAGCTGCATCACAGGTAAAAGACTTGAACGTGGAGCCTGTCGAAATCAGCGAATCTTCCGAAGCGGATTGCTATCTGAACTTCTCAATTGCCGGACTATGCCCTTCAGTTCCTGAAATCATCACAATACATGACCTGATGGCTCTGAATCTTCCCGGCTACTTCGGAACAAGTATGCTCAAGAACCTGTTTGCAAAACTGATTTTCAAAAGCAGGATAAAAAAATCAATAGAGAACGCTTCGGCGATCTCCGTACCAACGAAGACTACTCTTTGCGATTTACAGAGTATGTTCACTGATTCCGGGAAAAAGGCTTTTGTTACAGGAGAGGGACAGAATCTTTTCTCCCGCGATGATACCGTTAACTCTGAAAGGAAGGATTACCTCCTCTACGTCGGGAACGCGAGAGCCTACAAGAACGTTACAAGGCTTATCGTGGCTTACTCAAGGCTGAAGGCTCTCAATCCCCGATTTCCCGAAATGAAGATGGTCGTCCGCAGGGACAGAGCATTCAAAGATTTCAAGCGTGATGTAGAGGACTGTTCCGCAAGGGACAGCATTACTATCCTCTCCCGCGTAAGCGATGACGACCTGAGGCAGCTGTATCGCCTATGCGCTGGTTTAGTAATGCCCTCTCTGAAGGAAGGCTTTGGTCTGCCCGCTCTCGAGGCCATGGCTGCAGGTTGCCCTGTCGTAGTCTCCTCGGGAACAGCCCTTGAGGAACTGGTCGGAGATGCCGGCATTCTTGTGAATCCTGAATCCGTTGAGGATATAATGCATGGAATGGCTTTGCTCACATCCCAGCCTGAACTCAGAAGCAGGCTTTCCGAAAGAGCTCTCGAAAGATCACAACACTATTCGTGGGAAAAAACCGCAG
- a CDS encoding glycosyltransferase family 9 protein, producing MSQGTDSSSRFAERSMERILVIKLYAIGDLVMSLPSLELLRKQHPSAEIHLLTGRIVAPLAECSAPVDRIIPVDERILTDRRRLFPLLSLVIHLRKTKYTRAYLLHRVLPLRLFLFATGIRERTGQGKKRMGLTRIVPFETGQPEHDAERYARLFGWDGSEPLPEPRIDLPENSVSSPISSLIGSRPVAISPGGGRSSIRNTNKKRWPSNRFSELIYLLHKEGIRTVVLGSREDRYVLGDILDKIPDTSTDLVGKTSLVEVATVLAGCRMQITNDSSLMHIAGLVSTPTLTLFGPTDPLRIGVYPHKPLQRCLVSDFVDCSPCHPDRGIDDCEAAECMTSLNLERVWKETREMLREIGI from the coding sequence TTGAGCCAGGGAACGGATAGCAGTTCCAGATTCGCTGAGAGAAGCATGGAACGTATCCTGGTTATCAAACTATATGCAATCGGCGATTTAGTAATGTCTCTCCCCTCTCTTGAGCTGTTAAGGAAACAGCATCCGTCAGCCGAGATACATCTTCTTACAGGCAGGATCGTCGCTCCTCTTGCGGAATGCTCCGCACCGGTAGACAGGATCATTCCAGTTGATGAAAGGATTCTGACAGATCGTCGCAGACTCTTTCCGTTGCTCTCCCTGGTTATTCATCTCAGGAAGACAAAGTATACCCGGGCATATCTGCTTCACAGGGTGCTTCCATTGAGGCTCTTTCTGTTTGCCACCGGAATACGCGAAAGAACAGGTCAGGGAAAAAAGAGAATGGGACTCACAAGGATAGTACCTTTTGAAACCGGTCAGCCGGAACACGATGCTGAACGATATGCAAGGCTATTCGGCTGGGATGGAAGCGAACCCCTTCCTGAACCGCGAATCGACCTTCCGGAGAACTCTGTTTCCAGCCCGATATCCTCCCTCATAGGATCGAGACCCGTGGCAATCAGCCCTGGAGGCGGAAGATCCAGTATAAGGAACACGAATAAAAAAAGATGGCCTTCGAACAGATTCAGTGAACTGATCTATCTGCTCCACAAAGAAGGAATCAGAACAGTCGTCCTGGGAAGCAGAGAAGACAGGTACGTCCTTGGAGATATTCTTGATAAAATCCCGGACACTTCAACGGATCTCGTTGGTAAAACTTCTCTTGTAGAGGTAGCCACAGTCCTTGCAGGATGCAGAATGCAAATAACCAACGATAGCAGTCTTATGCATATTGCGGGTCTGGTCTCCACCCCTACTCTCACTCTCTTTGGACCCACCGATCCCCTGCGAATAGGGGTGTATCCTCACAAGCCGTTACAGCGTTGCCTGGTTTCCGATTTCGTTGACTGCAGTCCGTGTCATCCTGACAGAGGGATAGATGATTGCGAAGCAGCCGAGTGCATGACATCTCTCAACCTGGAAAGAGTTTGGAAAGAGACCAGGGAAATGCTAAGGGAAATCGGTATATGA
- a CDS encoding glycosyltransferase family 4 protein, with protein MTIPDRPEGKIKLSVFHNLPSGGGNNAAGTMIRGISNRFSLTMHFPKGSSAISVPESVHSREWPFNYSGRISGIRRLAAPFVLPARLKALDQLCRRIAEEINRSSDLTLVYNSMYIAAPPLLKYLKIPSIYFCYEYPRHLYEPTLVKRTRGGIHHFLLGYLRKLERKMDMTAALSADNVVTLSNWMKKRLYYIYGIDSSVVRPGIDTEFFRADETVDKKRLVLSIGALWPFKGHEMAIETISRIKLEKRPSLVIVADREFPGYGAELERSAAKLGVDLSVRRGISNEKLRTLYSTAKAVLCCQHNEPYGLVPLEAMSCGIPVVAVKEGGFIDNLRNGENGLLVKRDSAEMAGALDRILADNHLREKLITGGREFVIRERSASEAASRLHKILIDALKK; from the coding sequence ATGACTATTCCAGACAGGCCTGAAGGAAAGATAAAACTGTCTGTGTTTCACAACCTTCCTTCAGGTGGAGGAAACAACGCTGCCGGAACGATGATTCGGGGCATCTCGAACAGATTTTCACTTACCATGCACTTTCCAAAAGGCTCCTCGGCTATTTCGGTACCTGAAAGCGTACACTCACGGGAATGGCCTTTTAATTACTCCGGGCGGATTTCTGGCATCAGAAGGCTTGCCGCTCCCTTTGTGCTCCCAGCCAGACTAAAGGCTCTTGACCAATTGTGCAGGAGAATTGCTGAAGAAATCAATCGGTCTTCCGACCTTACTCTGGTATACAACTCTATGTACATAGCTGCGCCTCCATTACTTAAATACCTGAAAATACCATCTATATACTTCTGCTACGAATATCCCCGACACCTGTACGAACCGACTCTCGTAAAAAGAACCCGCGGCGGTATTCATCACTTTTTACTAGGATATCTGAGAAAACTTGAAAGAAAAATGGATATGACCGCCGCGCTGAGCGCGGATAATGTTGTAACTCTTTCAAACTGGATGAAAAAGCGCTTGTACTATATCTACGGTATTGACTCTTCGGTAGTAAGACCAGGTATTGATACAGAATTCTTCCGGGCTGACGAGACCGTGGATAAGAAACGGCTGGTACTCAGTATAGGAGCCTTATGGCCTTTTAAGGGTCATGAGATGGCAATCGAAACAATCTCAAGGATCAAGCTGGAAAAAAGGCCCTCCCTTGTTATTGTAGCAGACAGAGAATTCCCCGGTTACGGAGCTGAACTTGAAAGATCAGCTGCCAAGCTCGGAGTAGATCTGAGCGTGAGAAGGGGAATCTCAAATGAGAAACTAAGAACTCTTTACAGCACAGCTAAAGCGGTCCTCTGCTGCCAGCACAATGAACCTTACGGCCTGGTGCCTCTTGAAGCCATGTCATGCGGTATACCTGTTGTCGCGGTAAAAGAAGGAGGGTTCATCGATAATCTGAGGAACGGTGAAAATGGATTACTTGTGAAGAGGGACTCGGCTGAAATGGCCGGGGCACTGGATAGAATACTGGCTGACAATCATCTCAGGGAAAAGCTGATTACCGGTGGCAGGGAGTTCGTAATCCGGGAAAGATCGGCATCGGAAGCCGCTTCCAGACTTCATAAAATCCTCATCGATGCTCTTAAGAAGTAG
- a CDS encoding glycosyltransferase family 2 protein, with translation MRVSVILVNYGQWELTKNCVDSLERSEGINISITLVDNCSPGPVPAWVTRRSDLRFVRMEDNTGFAGGNNAGFSMSLDDEAEFTFFLNNDAEVLPETVRNLADYLSMNDESGIVAPAIYWKSDPDKLWSAGGKLIKWKMRFEQVDFPEKKYGPEEGIRVDFVSGCALMIRTDLFRKIGGFRKDFFMYYEDADLCRKVIEQGYSIDVLPSETVLHSVASGSGGELSKVAIYFSERNRIVLARDMLSPLTRSVFLFYKSAVLLVLSMKFLLWEGSELVPCIWRGFFDGLSGKTGYSDVIGKLL, from the coding sequence ATGCGTGTATCAGTCATTCTGGTTAATTACGGACAGTGGGAGCTTACGAAAAACTGTGTTGATTCTCTCGAACGCTCCGAGGGTATTAATATCAGTATAACTCTTGTGGATAACTGTTCTCCCGGACCGGTACCGGCGTGGGTGACCCGCAGAAGCGACCTCAGGTTCGTGCGTATGGAAGATAATACAGGCTTTGCGGGGGGGAACAACGCGGGATTCAGTATGTCACTTGATGATGAAGCGGAGTTCACTTTTTTTCTGAACAACGACGCCGAAGTCCTTCCGGAAACGGTTCGCAATCTGGCAGATTATCTGAGTATGAATGATGAATCCGGTATAGTAGCTCCTGCCATATACTGGAAATCGGATCCGGATAAACTCTGGAGCGCAGGCGGAAAACTCATCAAATGGAAAATGCGTTTCGAGCAGGTGGACTTTCCCGAAAAGAAGTACGGTCCCGAAGAGGGCATAAGGGTAGATTTTGTTTCAGGATGTGCCCTGATGATAAGGACAGATCTTTTCAGAAAAATTGGTGGTTTCAGAAAGGACTTCTTCATGTACTATGAGGATGCCGATCTGTGCCGTAAGGTTATCGAACAGGGTTATTCCATTGACGTTCTTCCTTCCGAGACGGTTCTTCACAGTGTAGCTTCGGGAAGCGGCGGAGAGCTTTCAAAAGTCGCTATATACTTTTCCGAACGTAACAGGATTGTACTTGCGCGCGATATGCTCTCGCCACTGACGAGATCTGTATTCCTTTTCTACAAGAGTGCCGTTTTGCTGGTGTTGTCAATGAAATTCCTCCTCTGGGAGGGGTCTGAACTGGTTCCGTGTATATGGCGGGGTTTCTTCGACGGCCTTTCCGGGAAAACCGGCTATTCAGATGTGATAGGAAAGCTCCTCTGA
- a CDS encoding O-antigen ligase family protein gives MRILSPDLNDITECKLGFRGVVVVLLLTALYFVSFFYLPSMIRHLLLAGVALIIVLLVRPKPAFWLPFLPLVFLAGGSTIPTGEFNPAIATIAMVTFTFFYISDRILWNKPLFVPSRYLFYLLIAIFIQAISVFISVHLQGQHAWNAIRDGSSIFLFFPIAVIIPSLCTTENKFNQLLRAVMLTLLVAATIAVLQYILIKGFSRVDMSLGYVYRGRVSSLFLGNPNAFAGYLELSIPLSIAMFFREKKVKWRITAATAVILGVVSVLYTFSRGGLICTFIGCGITLFYIFRSKVWIPIILGVLMVIILARNADTFERQMSFFLNPKANLNQPTILHRYVSYKGFLNQISEYPVTGIGWGAREFYSGRTLIYSFWEVRHCVSTETILEFGGLNSLFLNQAVKGGIISLVSILLMFGAILAAFIRALRNGGGILAVALAAGIFSFMIHQFIDNTIRIPAVNAQFWIISGLLLILAGCEFWKCNTEQE, from the coding sequence GTGAGAATTCTTTCCCCTGACCTGAATGATATTACGGAATGTAAGCTCGGTTTTCGTGGTGTAGTTGTAGTACTCCTTCTTACCGCGCTATACTTCGTCAGTTTCTTTTATCTGCCCTCGATGATACGCCACCTGCTTCTCGCCGGAGTTGCATTGATCATCGTTCTTCTTGTTAGACCAAAACCAGCTTTCTGGCTCCCTTTTTTACCTTTGGTTTTCCTGGCAGGCGGCAGCACAATCCCAACGGGAGAGTTCAATCCGGCCATTGCGACCATAGCTATGGTAACATTTACATTCTTCTACATCAGTGACAGGATACTGTGGAACAAACCCCTGTTCGTGCCGTCCCGCTACCTCTTCTATCTTTTGATAGCGATATTTATTCAGGCGATTAGTGTATTCATCTCGGTCCATTTACAAGGGCAGCATGCATGGAATGCTATCCGGGATGGCAGTAGTATCTTTTTGTTTTTTCCTATTGCCGTGATCATTCCGTCTCTCTGCACGACCGAAAACAAATTCAATCAGCTGCTGAGGGCTGTGATGCTGACTCTTCTTGTAGCCGCAACTATTGCTGTATTGCAGTATATCTTAATCAAAGGTTTTTCGAGAGTAGATATGAGTCTTGGATATGTGTATCGAGGAAGGGTTTCCAGCCTGTTCCTGGGCAACCCCAATGCATTCGCTGGTTACCTTGAACTCTCTATACCTCTTTCAATTGCTATGTTCTTCAGAGAGAAGAAAGTAAAATGGAGAATCACCGCAGCCACCGCAGTCATTCTTGGTGTGGTCAGTGTTCTGTACACTTTCTCAAGGGGGGGGCTGATCTGTACTTTCATCGGATGCGGAATAACTCTGTTCTACATTTTCAGATCAAAAGTATGGATACCAATAATTCTGGGGGTTCTGATGGTAATCATCCTTGCAAGAAACGCGGATACATTCGAAAGACAGATGTCCTTCTTCTTGAACCCGAAGGCAAATCTAAACCAGCCTACTATCCTTCATAGATATGTTTCGTACAAGGGGTTTCTTAATCAGATTTCAGAATATCCGGTTACAGGTATAGGATGGGGAGCCAGGGAATTCTACTCGGGACGAACACTGATATACAGTTTCTGGGAAGTAAGACACTGCGTCAGTACGGAAACGATTCTAGAATTTGGAGGACTGAACAGTCTTTTTCTCAATCAGGCTGTGAAAGGGGGAATCATATCCCTGGTTTCCATTCTTCTGATGTTCGGGGCAATTCTTGCCGCGTTTATCAGGGCGTTACGGAATGGAGGAGGAATCCTTGCTGTAGCCCTTGCAGCGGGAATATTCAGTTTCATGATTCATCAGTTTATTGATAATACAATTCGTATACCGGCTGTAAACGCGCAATTCTGGATAATCTCAGGTTTGTTACTGATTCTCGCAGGATGCGAATTTTGGAAATGCAATACAGAGCAGGAATGA
- a CDS encoding polysaccharide biosynthesis C-terminal domain-containing protein: protein MSKVLNWLGSAKTKGAGFSFLSLGNMLIAFITYLRFAEIARIFGTTWQTDAVSIAMVIPLLLQQLISTAFSSAFMPIYSRVRLNQGNDAANRLISRIINWMSLTGVVFIGLVLASGSLAIRIVGPGIEPSTTILATKLLWVFLPLIFLNAIEGVLQNFLNYGKRYGLVSFVRVLQILVSYLVIICGHGKFGVMIIPVSGLIGAFVSFFVCALITFRLNLRLRLVLDPGNRDFKELVRLAVPIIIGTLTGFLGPVADKALASFLRASSVTAIDYASRIKNLIRMVLIQPVLILSAVSFSRIAAEKNLTKLKGEIASFIKYISYYTVPASGILMVLSVPLISILFQRGNFGPEESRRIGYTLAFYSPWFAQLGIGRIVDRAFYSLKETITPVVLGIWCVLANILLNVILLQPLGIYGLALATTLTSGAKTLFLMYFLRKKLGGINGSDFVPEYLKFLFSAAVMIGYLLLSSRLFPVDLNTALSERIFKLSLSIVPGIIIYVAITALVGSKTFGIYLDMVKRILLSGKKKLHGS from the coding sequence TTGAGTAAAGTTCTGAATTGGCTGGGATCCGCCAAGACCAAGGGGGCTGGATTTTCATTTCTTTCCCTGGGAAATATGCTGATAGCCTTTATAACGTATCTCCGATTTGCTGAAATAGCCCGGATATTCGGCACAACCTGGCAAACAGATGCGGTTTCCATCGCTATGGTTATTCCTCTACTGCTTCAGCAGCTTATCTCAACAGCGTTCAGCTCGGCATTCATGCCAATATACTCCAGGGTAAGACTTAACCAGGGCAATGACGCAGCCAACAGGCTGATCAGCAGGATAATTAACTGGATGTCCCTCACAGGAGTGGTTTTTATCGGGCTGGTTTTGGCCTCCGGCTCTCTGGCGATCCGTATCGTAGGACCCGGAATTGAACCCTCTACAACAATACTCGCTACAAAATTACTCTGGGTTTTTCTCCCCCTGATTTTCCTGAACGCTATTGAAGGAGTGCTTCAGAATTTTCTTAACTACGGAAAAAGGTATGGTCTGGTTAGTTTCGTCAGGGTACTCCAGATCCTTGTCTCTTATCTGGTCATCATCTGCGGTCATGGAAAATTCGGCGTTATGATAATTCCAGTATCGGGTCTTATCGGTGCCTTTGTTTCCTTCTTCGTGTGCGCTTTAATAACCTTCCGGCTCAACTTAAGGCTTCGTCTTGTCCTTGACCCGGGAAACAGGGATTTCAAGGAACTGGTTAGGCTGGCTGTTCCTATCATCATCGGTACCCTGACCGGGTTCCTTGGCCCTGTGGCCGACAAGGCTCTGGCTTCGTTCCTCAGAGCAAGTTCAGTGACTGCAATAGACTATGCCTCAAGAATAAAGAACCTTATTCGAATGGTTCTCATACAGCCGGTTCTTATACTTTCAGCGGTTTCATTCTCAAGAATTGCCGCGGAGAAAAACCTTACCAAGCTAAAGGGCGAAATAGCAAGCTTTATAAAGTACATTTCCTACTATACGGTCCCTGCTTCCGGAATTCTTATGGTTCTTTCGGTACCTCTGATATCCATCCTCTTTCAGAGGGGCAATTTCGGCCCTGAAGAGTCACGGCGTATTGGTTACACCCTTGCATTCTACTCTCCATGGTTTGCCCAGTTAGGGATAGGGCGAATAGTAGACAGGGCCTTCTACTCTCTGAAAGAAACAATTACCCCGGTAGTGCTCGGTATCTGGTGTGTACTGGCGAACATTCTATTGAATGTCATTCTACTTCAACCTCTTGGAATATATGGACTTGCCCTTGCCACTACGCTGACTTCCGGAGCCAAAACCCTGTTTCTTATGTATTTCCTCAGGAAAAAACTCGGGGGAATTAACGGTTCGGATTTCGTTCCCGAATATCTGAAATTCTTATTTTCCGCTGCTGTAATGATAGGATATCTTCTTCTGTCCAGCCGGCTGTTTCCTGTAGACCTGAATACGGCTCTCTCCGAAAGGATCTTCAAACTCTCGCTCAGTATCGTGCCGGGAATAATTATCTACGTTGCAATCACAGCTCTTGTCGGTTCAAAGACTTTCGGTATTTACCTTGATATGGTTAAGCGTATACTTTTATCCGGGAAAAAGAAGTTACACGGTTCATGA
- a CDS encoding glycosyltransferase family 2 protein, with amino-acid sequence MEKVAVLLVNLDQWELTRQCVNSIIRSRDVQVIPMLVDNGSESGVPDWVEKVPGINFCRTGENLGFAGGNNRAFSLFDDKEIPWTFVLNNDTTVTPNTVRLLVEFLQERPDVGIVTPPIFYADRPDLVWSAGGSLSRLRMLFRQDIYPTRNSLPSQPEETGFASGCAMMMRSSLYRQLGGFREDFFLYYEDSLMSLNCLRMGKRIFLHPGGEVLHYVSATAGGRMSPISIYFTHRNRYLLAREELSKVELAAFTSYYLAVSAIKTFIYPVKNGFRLTLWLWKAVQDGLKGRAGGFPEGLH; translated from the coding sequence TTGGAAAAAGTAGCTGTGTTGCTGGTAAACCTGGATCAGTGGGAGCTCACCAGGCAGTGTGTGAATTCTATTATTCGCTCCCGAGACGTTCAGGTAATACCGATGCTGGTTGACAACGGCTCTGAATCGGGAGTACCTGACTGGGTCGAAAAAGTACCAGGGATAAACTTTTGCAGGACCGGAGAAAACCTCGGATTCGCCGGCGGCAACAACAGGGCTTTCTCTCTCTTCGATGACAAAGAGATTCCCTGGACTTTCGTTCTTAACAACGATACAACCGTGACTCCCAATACAGTGCGGCTTCTGGTGGAATTCCTGCAGGAGCGGCCTGATGTTGGTATTGTTACTCCTCCTATCTTCTACGCTGACAGGCCCGATCTGGTCTGGAGCGCAGGAGGGAGTCTGAGCAGACTGCGCATGCTTTTCCGCCAGGACATTTACCCCACCAGAAACAGCCTTCCCTCTCAACCGGAGGAGACCGGTTTCGCCAGTGGTTGCGCAATGATGATGCGCTCATCTCTTTACAGGCAGCTGGGAGGCTTTAGAGAGGATTTTTTCCTTTATTACGAAGATAGCCTGATGAGTCTTAACTGCCTTCGCATGGGGAAACGTATCTTTCTTCATCCAGGAGGAGAGGTACTTCACTATGTATCGGCTACAGCCGGAGGCAGGATGTCGCCAATCTCCATATACTTCACCCACCGAAACCGATATCTGTTGGCCAGAGAGGAACTCTCAAAAGTGGAGTTGGCGGCTTTCACTTCGTACTATCTGGCGGTTTCCGCCATCAAAACGTTCATATATCCTGTGAAAAACGGTTTTCGGCTGACCCTGTGGCTCTGGAAAGCGGTTCAGGACGGACTGAAAGGCCGGGCAGGAGGGTTCCCGGAGGGACTCCATTGA
- a CDS encoding glycosyltransferase family 4 protein: MNAAFYSFLPSGGAVRVAGNQLYHLRDRFKWRAYLPEGGVPLLPEADVSIASYNFPAGQPLRGIARIAAPLLLWRKSFVYRKLCERIARDVSTDGSEALLAHSSLIIASPPILSFPGPPSVYYCHEYPRYIYEKGLYKTGSAVTDLLIAPLLAWEKKVDRQAAQAATILATNSRFMSEKLGTVYHRKAVVVRPGVDTEIFTPGHESGGNYVLTVGALSEFKRHHMVVEALALIPENQRPAMVTAADRGKEGYARYLSAIASKLEVNLTVEKQVSNNRLLELYRNALAVVCPQRNEPYGLVPLEAMACGTPVVAVNQGGFRENVIDGENGLLIPVDVNSIAEAIQYFCRNHRHALEMGKTGREFVISHRSSRVEAESIADLMEKASRKN; encoded by the coding sequence ATGAATGCTGCATTCTATAGTTTCCTGCCCTCTGGTGGTGCAGTCCGTGTTGCCGGAAACCAGCTCTACCACCTGAGAGATCGCTTCAAATGGCGCGCTTACCTCCCGGAGGGCGGAGTACCCCTTCTTCCGGAAGCCGATGTTTCTATAGCTTCTTACAACTTCCCAGCGGGACAGCCTCTCCGGGGTATTGCCCGGATCGCTGCCCCTTTACTTCTCTGGAGAAAATCCTTTGTCTACAGAAAACTCTGTGAAAGGATAGCGAGAGATGTCTCTACGGATGGTTCGGAAGCTCTGCTGGCTCACTCATCGCTAATAATAGCTTCTCCTCCTATTCTTTCTTTTCCTGGTCCCCCATCGGTTTACTACTGTCATGAGTACCCACGTTACATTTATGAAAAGGGGCTCTATAAAACAGGTTCCGCTGTTACCGACCTGCTTATAGCACCTCTTCTTGCCTGGGAGAAGAAGGTGGATAGGCAGGCAGCTCAAGCGGCTACAATTCTGGCAACCAACTCCCGCTTCATGTCGGAAAAACTCGGGACGGTTTATCATCGAAAAGCGGTGGTGGTTCGTCCAGGAGTTGATACCGAGATTTTCACTCCAGGTCATGAATCCGGTGGGAATTATGTTCTTACCGTAGGCGCGCTGTCGGAGTTCAAAAGACATCACATGGTAGTGGAAGCACTGGCTCTGATTCCAGAGAATCAGCGTCCAGCAATGGTGACCGCGGCAGACCGAGGGAAAGAAGGCTACGCCAGATACCTTTCTGCAATTGCGTCAAAACTGGAAGTAAACCTTACCGTGGAGAAACAGGTATCGAATAACAGGCTATTGGAACTCTACAGAAACGCGCTAGCGGTAGTCTGTCCCCAACGCAACGAACCCTACGGTCTGGTTCCGCTGGAAGCCATGGCCTGCGGAACGCCGGTTGTGGCTGTGAATCAGGGTGGGTTCAGGGAAAATGTAATAGATGGCGAGAACGGTCTGCTGATCCCGGTTGATGTTAACTCCATTGCGGAGGCAATCCAATATTTCTGCAGAAACCACCGGCATGCTTTGGAAATGGGAAAAACGGGCAGGGAGTTCGTTATATCGCACCGTTCGAGCCGAGTTGAGGCAGAATCTATAGCAGATCTGATGGAAAAGGCTTCCAGAAAGAACTGA
- a CDS encoding glycosyltransferase family 4 protein: MRIGIDVSPLYMNVSGISNYVSNLLQGLAVVGDEHTFILYTNRPVDIEPQLPDHFSVRLVRLPFPRFQAWFQLGLPFRFHRDGVDLFLGPFHRLPLLSSIPSVLTIHDLSGLVLKDYHLRSVIARNRLIPLFVRKTQRIIADSHFTKDELVRLFPRTENIVDVVPLAPAPGLSCEQNKVLLENVRQSLGLPDSYILFLGTLEPRKNLPRLLEAYASIAHRIPQDLVLAGRMGWMSAPLLEILEREDIRERVHLTGYVDEAQLPALLTMADLMAYPALYEGFGLPVVEAMACNTPVLTSSVSSLPEAAGGAALLADPSSVEDIAEKLLELAKDPGLRAMLAEKGLVRVSKLSWERTARMTLQSCKQAFRGSSR, translated from the coding sequence TTGAGAATAGGTATCGATGTTTCTCCTCTTTACATGAACGTATCCGGTATATCCAACTACGTCAGTAACTTGCTGCAGGGTCTCGCTGTTGTCGGTGATGAACACACTTTCATCCTTTACACCAACAGACCGGTAGATATTGAACCTCAACTCCCTGACCATTTTTCTGTACGGCTGGTGCGCCTGCCATTCCCAAGATTCCAGGCCTGGTTCCAGCTTGGGCTTCCCTTCAGGTTCCATCGAGATGGTGTTGATCTTTTTCTTGGTCCGTTTCACAGACTTCCGTTGCTTTCTTCAATTCCGTCTGTTCTTACAATTCATGACCTTTCCGGTCTTGTCCTTAAGGATTACCATCTCCGCAGTGTGATAGCCCGCAACAGATTGATTCCCCTGTTCGTAAGAAAGACACAAAGGATCATAGCAGATTCGCATTTCACAAAAGACGAACTTGTCCGACTTTTTCCCCGTACGGAGAATATTGTCGATGTAGTTCCCCTGGCTCCCGCTCCGGGACTGTCCTGCGAACAGAATAAGGTTCTTCTGGAGAATGTCAGGCAGAGCCTTGGACTGCCGGACAGCTATATCCTTTTTCTGGGAACCCTTGAACCCCGGAAGAATCTCCCCAGGCTGCTGGAAGCCTACGCTTCCATCGCTCACAGGATCCCTCAGGATCTTGTCCTCGCCGGAAGGATGGGATGGATGTCCGCCCCCCTTTTAGAGATTCTCGAACGGGAGGATATCCGAGAAAGGGTTCATCTCACGGGTTACGTAGATGAAGCTCAGCTACCGGCACTCCTGACCATGGCCGACCTGATGGCATATCCTGCCCTGTACGAAGGTTTTGGATTACCGGTGGTAGAAGCAATGGCGTGTAACACACCTGTTCTTACTTCCTCCGTATCTTCTCTTCCAGAGGCTGCTGGAGGTGCAGCTCTGTTGGCTGATCCTTCCAGCGTGGAGGACATCGCTGAAAAACTTCTGGAACTTGCTAAAGACCCCGGACTCAGGGCCATGCTGGCCGAGAAAGGTCTTGTAAGGGTTTCTAAACTCTCCTGGGAACGGACTGCCCGGATGACATTGCAATCCTGCAAGCAAGCCTTTAGAGGGAGCTCAAGATGA